The proteins below come from a single Mauremys reevesii isolate NIE-2019 linkage group 6, ASM1616193v1, whole genome shotgun sequence genomic window:
- the IER3IP1 gene encoding immediate early response 3-interacting protein 1: MAFTLYSLLQAALLFVNAIAVLHEERFLRNVGWGTDQGIGGFGEEPGIKAQLMNLIRSVRTVMRVPLIAVNSITIVLLLLFG, from the exons atGGCCTTCACCCTGTACTCGCTGCTGCAGGCCGCGCTGCTGTTCGTCAACGCCATCGCCGTGCTGCACGAGGAGCGCTTCCTCCGCAACG TTGGCTGGGGAACAGACCAAGGGATTGGTGGATTTGGAGAAGAACCAGGAATTAAAGCACAGCTAATGAACCTTATTCGATCTGTACGAACAGTCATGAGGG tgccATTAATAGCAGTGAACTCGATTACAATTGTGTTACTCTTGCTATTTGGTTGA